From a region of the Agrobacterium tumefaciens genome:
- a CDS encoding Hpt domain-containing protein, whose amino-acid sequence MAAVSIAFEAPDNSGGAASASTKPIDFVHLARQTMGDKELEIEVLQLFSRSARSALHELNGADATAVKAIAHRLKGAADAVGAFAVSAAAAKLEDNAGDGAAMAKLVAAIVEAENFVLKLCR is encoded by the coding sequence ATGGCAGCGGTCAGTATTGCTTTCGAAGCTCCGGATAATTCCGGTGGCGCGGCTTCCGCCAGCACAAAGCCGATCGATTTTGTTCATCTTGCCCGTCAGACGATGGGTGACAAGGAACTGGAAATTGAAGTCCTGCAGCTTTTCAGCCGCAGCGCCCGCTCGGCATTGCACGAGCTGAATGGCGCTGATGCGACCGCCGTCAAGGCCATCGCACACCGGTTGAAGGGTGCCGCCGATGCGGTTGGCGCATTCGCCGTTTCCGCCGCCGCTGCCAAGCTCGAAGACAATGCAGGTGATGGCGCCGCCATGGCAAAGCTCGTGGCAGCCATCGTCGAAGCAGAGAATTTCGTTCTCAAGCTCTGCCGCTAA
- a CDS encoding DUF922 domain-containing Zn-dependent protease, giving the protein MTRPTRALCAILAGALAVSLPTAAFPETVLRKSYSYFSIGGKTAGDLDKELSARGPLTKATGARHPGATEIKFGGDVTYVERNGLCSVGTAKVLLNTRILLPQWKNRRRTTAELAFIWDTLLADIKRHEERHAEIARTYARSLERQLKAMRPQSSCDKLQEMAGKITQTVMEEHDKDQYRFDVVESKNFDARMTRLLKHRLEQGQNRR; this is encoded by the coding sequence ATGACCAGACCAACACGCGCCCTTTGCGCCATTCTTGCCGGCGCATTGGCCGTTTCTTTGCCGACAGCGGCATTTCCGGAAACGGTTCTGCGCAAAAGCTATTCCTATTTCTCGATTGGCGGCAAAACGGCTGGTGATCTGGACAAGGAGCTTTCAGCGCGTGGCCCACTGACGAAAGCGACAGGCGCGCGTCATCCGGGTGCGACGGAGATCAAGTTCGGCGGCGACGTGACCTATGTCGAACGAAACGGACTTTGCAGCGTCGGTACGGCCAAGGTGTTGCTGAACACGCGCATCCTGCTGCCGCAATGGAAGAACCGCCGCCGTACAACGGCAGAGCTTGCCTTCATCTGGGATACGCTGCTTGCCGACATCAAACGGCACGAGGAACGGCACGCGGAAATCGCTCGAACCTATGCCCGTTCGCTCGAACGCCAGTTGAAGGCGATGCGGCCGCAGTCATCCTGCGACAAGCTGCAGGAAATGGCCGGAAAGATCACCCAGACCGTCATGGAAGAGCATGACAAGGACCAGTACCGGTTCGATGTGGTGGAATCGAAGAACTTCGATGCGCGCATGACGCGGCTATTGAAGCATCGCCTGGAGCAAGGCCAGAACCGCCGGTAA
- a CDS encoding NAD kinase: MSRPSSSLSFVAAKTEDAEAALEELTALYGNMPFEEAEVVVALGGDGFMLQVLNETMNSGKRVYGMNRGSVGFLMNDYKIEGLRERIAVATGNDFHPLRMTTTDSDGDEFTALAMNEVSLFRQSHQAAKLRVEVDGKVRLEELICDGMMVATPAGSTAYNFSAHGPILPLESPLLALTPVSAFRPRRWRGALLPNKVTVDIHVLERDKRPVNAVADHTEVKSVTHVRIAQSQDRTARILSDPDRSWSDRILAEQFTN; the protein is encoded by the coding sequence ATGTCGCGTCCTAGCTCTTCATTGTCCTTTGTCGCTGCGAAAACCGAGGACGCCGAGGCCGCGCTCGAGGAGCTGACGGCACTTTATGGCAATATGCCGTTTGAAGAGGCCGAAGTCGTCGTGGCTCTCGGCGGCGACGGCTTCATGCTGCAGGTGCTGAACGAAACCATGAACTCGGGAAAACGTGTCTATGGCATGAACCGTGGTTCTGTCGGCTTCCTGATGAACGACTACAAGATCGAGGGATTGCGCGAACGCATTGCCGTGGCAACCGGCAATGATTTTCATCCGCTGCGCATGACCACCACGGATTCCGACGGCGACGAGTTTACCGCGCTTGCGATGAACGAAGTGAGCCTTTTTCGCCAGTCCCACCAGGCCGCCAAGCTGCGCGTCGAGGTGGATGGCAAGGTGCGGCTGGAAGAGCTGATCTGCGACGGCATGATGGTGGCGACACCGGCCGGCTCCACCGCCTATAATTTTTCCGCGCATGGACCGATCCTGCCGCTGGAATCGCCGCTTCTGGCGCTCACGCCTGTCAGCGCTTTCCGCCCACGCCGCTGGCGCGGTGCGCTTTTACCGAATAAGGTGACGGTCGACATTCATGTTCTCGAACGCGACAAGCGCCCCGTCAATGCCGTTGCGGACCATACGGAAGTCAAATCCGTAACCCATGTCAGGATCGCCCAATCGCAGGACAGGACAGCACGGATTTTATCCGACCCGGATCGTTCATGGTCCGACCGCATTCTTGCCGAGCAATTCACCAACTGA
- the folB gene encoding dihydroneopterin aldolase translates to MSRYTIVLKNCSFFARHGLLEQEEVLGQRFFVDAEMEVEAGDALETDSIENTVDYGVAFSVIEKSVVGQRRYLIEALANDIAKALRERYPQIVWVRITVRKPSAPVPGILDYAQVSVEHHA, encoded by the coding sequence ATGAGCCGCTACACCATCGTACTGAAAAACTGTTCGTTCTTTGCCCGTCATGGTCTGCTGGAGCAGGAGGAGGTGCTGGGTCAGCGCTTCTTCGTCGATGCCGAGATGGAGGTCGAGGCCGGTGACGCACTGGAAACCGACTCGATTGAAAACACTGTCGATTACGGCGTTGCTTTCTCGGTCATCGAAAAAAGCGTCGTCGGACAGCGCCGTTATCTGATCGAGGCACTAGCAAACGATATCGCCAAGGCGCTGCGCGAACGTTATCCGCAGATCGTCTGGGTACGCATCACGGTGCGCAAGCCGTCGGCGCCGGTTCCGGGAATTCTCGACTACGCGCAAGTGAGTGTCGAGCATCATGCCTGA
- a CDS encoding cysteine hydrolase family protein, which yields MRQALYIVDVQPSFNPPAALVTEIARLAKTMPSAASVERHDEAITPFERQLGWKPGRDDESLVPADRVFIKYGYAPPKEAIDYLRSLNVERVLVCGIQADTCVLAAGFALFDAGLTPTLLPWLTVGSSLDRSGGLGEKLWKHHFGAVLSGPNELGL from the coding sequence GTGAGACAGGCTCTATACATCGTCGATGTTCAGCCAAGCTTCAATCCACCGGCCGCGCTGGTCACGGAGATTGCCCGACTGGCGAAGACCATGCCGAGTGCGGCGAGCGTCGAACGCCATGATGAGGCCATCACGCCCTTCGAACGGCAACTGGGCTGGAAACCGGGCAGGGATGATGAAAGCCTGGTGCCAGCAGACCGGGTGTTCATCAAATACGGCTATGCGCCGCCGAAAGAGGCGATCGATTATCTTCGCTCGCTGAACGTGGAGCGCGTGCTCGTGTGCGGTATTCAGGCCGATACCTGCGTGCTCGCCGCCGGTTTTGCACTGTTCGATGCCGGTCTCACCCCGACCCTGCTGCCGTGGCTGACGGTTGGTTCCAGCCTGGACCGGAGCGGTGGGCTCGGCGAAAAGCTCTGGAAACATCATTTCGGCGCGGTGTTGTCAGGACCGAACGAACTGGGCCTGTAG
- a CDS encoding (2Fe-2S)-binding protein, translated as MTKLTIVAFDGTSHELDVSNGSTVMENAVRNSIPGIDAECGGACACATCHVYVDDAWTERVGGPEPMEEDMLDFAFDVRPTSRLSCQIKMNDELDGLVVHVPERQG; from the coding sequence ATGACCAAACTGACCATCGTCGCCTTCGACGGCACGTCCCATGAACTTGATGTAAGCAACGGTTCCACCGTCATGGAGAATGCCGTGCGCAACTCCATTCCCGGTATCGATGCCGAATGTGGCGGTGCCTGTGCCTGTGCGACCTGTCATGTCTATGTCGATGATGCGTGGACCGAACGCGTCGGCGGCCCGGAGCCGATGGAAGAGGACATGCTCGACTTCGCGTTCGATGTGCGTCCGACGTCGCGCCTTTCCTGTCAGATCAAGATGAACGACGAGCTCGATGGTCTCGTCGTTCATGTGCCTGAGCGCCAGGGCTGA
- a CDS encoding penicillin-binding protein 1A produces MIRLIGYFFGLACVLFLCAAAAGAIYLRGVSQDLPDYAVLSTYEPPVTTRVHAGNGALMAEYAHEKRLFLPIQAIPDRVKAAFLSAEDKNFYNHPGIDVWGLGRAILVNVQNLGSGRRPVGASTITQQVAKNFLLTNDQTFDRKIKEAILSFRIEQTYSKDKILELYLNEIFFGLNSYGIAGAALTYFNKSVTELTIAETAYLASLPKGPANYHPFRREKAALERRDWVIDRMAENGYITVADATDAKKQPLGVNVRRGGAHIFASDYFAEEVRRQIVEKYGEKALLEGGLSVRTSFDPQVQLEARKALQDGLVEYDERRGYRGPIEQIDTTGDWTAALAKIKGLRDVPEWKVGVVLAVAADGLTIGVQADPDAEDESGDKRTRGHIAPENMRWAYRDANGKRSTAKSPVGVLAPGDVIYAQPLNATGSEYRLRQPPKVQGGMVVMDPHTGRVLAMVGGFSYGQSEFNRSTQAMRQPGSSFKPFIYAAALDNGYTPASVILDAPIEVVSGGQVWKPQNYGGGSAGPSTLRLGIEKSRNLMTVRLAQDMGMNVVAEYAERFGIYDKMPPLLAMSLGSGETTVMRMVSAYSVIANGGKQIKPTLIDRIQDRYGKTIFRHEERACEGCNATSWQNQDEPVIVDNREQVLDPMTAYQTTSMLEGVVRRGTAAGKIPVNDRPVAGKTGTTNDEKDAWFVGYTPNMVAGLYIGFDSPAPLGRGGTGGSLSAPIFGEFVADFAKHTEPSQFIVPEGMKFIAVNRKTGMAAMEGEPDTIMEAFKPGTGPADSFSVIGGMDGYMSQEDILKTSPQAQQAITGGGGGLY; encoded by the coding sequence ATGATCAGACTTATTGGATATTTCTTCGGCTTGGCCTGCGTGCTGTTTCTGTGCGCCGCCGCCGCCGGTGCAATTTATTTGCGCGGCGTGTCGCAAGACCTGCCGGACTATGCCGTACTGAGCACCTACGAGCCGCCGGTAACGACCCGCGTGCACGCCGGTAACGGTGCGCTGATGGCGGAATATGCGCATGAAAAGCGTCTCTTCCTGCCGATCCAGGCGATCCCGGACCGTGTGAAGGCGGCGTTCCTCTCCGCCGAAGACAAGAATTTCTACAACCATCCCGGTATTGACGTCTGGGGTCTTGGACGCGCGATCCTCGTCAACGTCCAGAACCTCGGTTCCGGCCGTCGCCCGGTCGGCGCATCGACGATCACCCAGCAGGTCGCCAAGAACTTCCTTCTCACCAACGACCAGACCTTCGACCGCAAGATCAAGGAAGCGATCCTGTCCTTCCGCATCGAGCAGACCTACTCGAAGGACAAGATTCTCGAACTTTATCTCAACGAGATTTTCTTCGGTCTGAATTCCTACGGTATCGCTGGTGCGGCACTGACCTATTTCAACAAGTCGGTCACCGAACTGACGATTGCCGAAACGGCCTATCTTGCCTCTCTGCCGAAGGGTCCTGCCAACTATCATCCCTTCCGTCGTGAAAAGGCTGCCCTTGAGCGCCGCGACTGGGTGATCGACCGCATGGCCGAAAACGGCTACATCACCGTTGCCGACGCCACCGATGCCAAGAAACAGCCGCTCGGCGTCAACGTGCGTCGGGGTGGCGCCCATATCTTCGCCTCCGACTATTTCGCCGAGGAAGTCCGTCGTCAGATCGTTGAAAAATACGGCGAAAAGGCTCTTCTCGAAGGCGGCCTTTCGGTTCGTACCTCTTTCGATCCGCAGGTTCAGCTTGAAGCCCGCAAGGCGCTTCAGGATGGCCTCGTTGAATATGACGAGCGTCGTGGTTATCGCGGCCCGATCGAGCAGATCGATACGACCGGTGACTGGACGGCGGCTCTCGCCAAGATCAAGGGCCTGCGCGACGTTCCCGAGTGGAAGGTCGGTGTGGTTCTGGCGGTTGCCGCAGACGGTCTGACCATTGGCGTTCAGGCCGATCCTGATGCCGAGGACGAAAGCGGCGACAAACGGACACGCGGCCATATCGCCCCTGAAAACATGCGCTGGGCTTATCGCGACGCCAATGGCAAGCGCTCGACGGCAAAATCGCCGGTCGGCGTTCTCGCACCCGGCGACGTCATCTATGCCCAGCCGCTGAATGCCACGGGCAGCGAATACCGTCTGCGCCAGCCGCCGAAAGTGCAGGGTGGCATGGTGGTGATGGACCCGCATACCGGCCGTGTTCTGGCCATGGTCGGCGGCTTCTCCTACGGCCAGTCGGAGTTCAACCGTTCGACGCAGGCCATGCGCCAGCCGGGTTCCTCCTTCAAGCCGTTCATCTACGCGGCGGCGCTGGACAATGGCTACACGCCTGCATCCGTTATTCTCGATGCGCCGATCGAAGTCGTCTCAGGCGGTCAGGTCTGGAAGCCGCAGAACTACGGCGGCGGTTCGGCTGGTCCTTCGACGCTGCGCCTCGGCATTGAAAAGTCGCGTAACCTCATGACCGTGCGTCTGGCACAGGACATGGGCATGAACGTCGTCGCCGAATATGCCGAACGTTTCGGCATCTACGACAAGATGCCGCCGCTTCTGGCCATGTCGCTGGGTTCGGGTGAAACCACAGTCATGCGCATGGTGTCGGCCTATTCGGTCATCGCCAATGGCGGCAAGCAGATCAAGCCGACTTTGATCGACCGCATTCAGGACCGTTACGGCAAGACGATCTTCCGTCATGAAGAGCGCGCTTGTGAAGGCTGCAATGCGACGAGCTGGCAGAACCAGGACGAGCCCGTCATCGTTGACAACCGCGAGCAGGTTCTCGACCCGATGACCGCTTACCAGACGACGTCGATGCTGGAAGGCGTTGTTCGTCGCGGTACGGCTGCTGGCAAGATCCCGGTGAATGACCGCCCCGTAGCAGGCAAGACCGGCACGACCAACGATGAAAAGGACGCCTGGTTCGTCGGTTACACGCCGAACATGGTCGCGGGCCTTTATATCGGTTTCGATTCTCCGGCCCCGCTCGGTCGCGGTGGCACCGGTGGTTCCTTGTCGGCGCCGATCTTCGGTGAGTTCGTCGCTGATTTTGCCAAGCACACGGAGCCGAGCCAGTTCATCGTGCCGGAGGGCATGAAGTTCATCGCCGTCAACCGCAAGACCGGTATGGCAGCCATGGAAGGTGAACCTGACACGATCATGGAAGCCTTCAAGCCCGGCACGGGTCCCGCCGACAGCTTCTCGGTCATTGGCGGCATGGACGGCTATATGTCTCAGGAAGATATTCTGAAGACCTCGCCACAGGCCCAGCAGGCCATCACCGGCGGTGGCGGCGGCCTTTATTGA
- a CDS encoding N-acetylmuramoyl-L-alanine amidase — protein sequence MIFYRGSAFSGETRAFGARIARLACVVALSFVVSIPGLRAASANGPLVAHQARIIGDEARTRIVLDFAEEPEFDIHYLDSPTRIVVDFPAVNFAFPASDLAATGLFSDIRFGSMGEGNARIVLTAKKPVKVAVAEAKPGEDGNSYRFVLDTEITTKAKFAELLKTQQWQTPAPVSTASITPDDKTSRTNDFVIAVDAGHGGIDAGASGSTTGTEEKIITLAFARELAERLNREPGVKAFLTRDSDTFLALSERVTLARQNNANLFISVHADTLKQKGIRGATVYTLSDRASDRMAQELAERENKSDQIAGVAASSEPPEVADILLDFTRRETQAFSVTLAENIVSSFEGQVGLINNPHRYAGFMVLRAHDVPSVLLELGFLSNPEDEKLLLDTEWRKKVADTLAKAVGRYREKAMANGG from the coding sequence ATGATTTTCTATCGAGGATCAGCCTTTTCGGGTGAGACAAGAGCGTTTGGCGCGCGAATCGCACGTCTGGCGTGCGTCGTCGCGTTGTCTTTCGTCGTATCGATTCCAGGGCTCCGCGCTGCATCGGCCAATGGACCGCTGGTCGCGCATCAGGCCCGCATCATCGGAGACGAGGCGCGCACGCGCATTGTTCTCGATTTCGCCGAAGAGCCGGAGTTCGATATTCACTATCTCGACTCGCCGACGCGTATCGTCGTCGATTTCCCCGCCGTGAACTTTGCCTTCCCGGCATCCGATCTTGCGGCGACGGGGCTGTTTTCGGATATCCGCTTCGGCAGTATGGGCGAGGGCAACGCCCGTATCGTCCTGACGGCAAAGAAACCGGTCAAGGTGGCCGTGGCCGAGGCAAAACCCGGCGAAGATGGAAACTCCTATCGTTTCGTTCTGGATACGGAGATCACCACCAAGGCGAAATTCGCCGAACTGCTGAAGACGCAGCAATGGCAGACACCAGCGCCGGTTTCCACGGCCTCCATTACCCCTGATGACAAGACATCGCGCACCAATGACTTCGTGATTGCCGTCGATGCCGGTCATGGTGGTATCGATGCCGGCGCATCCGGCAGCACAACCGGAACGGAAGAAAAGATCATCACGCTGGCTTTCGCCCGCGAGCTGGCAGAGCGCCTTAACCGCGAACCCGGTGTGAAGGCGTTCCTCACCCGCGATTCCGATACGTTTCTGGCGCTTTCCGAACGCGTGACGCTGGCCCGGCAGAACAATGCCAATCTCTTCATTTCGGTTCATGCCGACACGTTGAAGCAGAAGGGTATTCGCGGCGCCACCGTCTATACCTTGTCCGACCGCGCCTCCGACCGCATGGCGCAGGAACTGGCGGAACGCGAAAACAAGTCCGATCAGATCGCCGGCGTGGCCGCCTCGAGCGAGCCGCCCGAGGTTGCGGATATCCTTCTCGATTTCACCCGTCGCGAAACCCAGGCGTTTTCGGTGACGCTGGCGGAAAATATCGTTTCGTCCTTCGAGGGGCAGGTGGGTCTCATCAACAACCCGCATCGTTACGCCGGTTTCATGGTTCTGCGTGCCCATGACGTGCCGTCTGTTCTGCTGGAACTCGGATTTCTGTCCAATCCCGAGGACGAGAAGCTGCTGCTCGACACCGAATGGCGCAAGAAGGTTGCCGATACGCTGGCAAAAGCCGTCGGTCGTTATCGTGAAAAGGCGATGGCAAACGGCGGCTGA
- a CDS encoding PhzF family phenazine biosynthesis protein: MVLNYSIYDVFTETKMAGNPLAVMYGGESLDDATMQAIAREMNLSETVFVNPSSNPAHAASLRIFTPFGELPFAGHPTVGSAVAIAERQHAAGGDLDMVSVLEEKVGPVRCAVKIREGAASFAEFDLPRKSSRVDLPLDNTRLADALGVSEGHIGFENHVPSVWTAGVAFLLVPLHNLAAVQEMEFDASLWLRTAPLVEGRLAAAFIYCRGGINHAAKFHARMFSPEMGIPEDPATGSAVAAMSGAIHYFDGLSDGQYPLLIEQGVEMGRPSHIHLRMDIKDGEVARARIGGNAVRVASGVFEL; this comes from the coding sequence GTGGTTCTGAACTACTCAATCTATGATGTCTTTACCGAAACAAAGATGGCCGGAAATCCTCTGGCTGTCATGTATGGCGGCGAAAGTCTCGACGATGCGACCATGCAGGCCATTGCCAGGGAAATGAACCTGTCCGAAACGGTATTCGTCAATCCGTCGTCCAATCCGGCCCATGCCGCATCGCTGCGCATCTTCACGCCGTTTGGCGAGTTGCCCTTTGCCGGGCATCCGACAGTCGGATCGGCGGTGGCAATTGCCGAGCGCCAGCATGCGGCCGGCGGTGATCTCGACATGGTCAGCGTGCTGGAGGAAAAGGTCGGACCGGTCCGCTGCGCGGTGAAAATCCGTGAGGGTGCGGCAAGTTTCGCCGAATTCGACCTGCCGCGCAAATCTTCGCGCGTCGACCTGCCGCTCGACAACACCAGGCTTGCCGACGCGCTCGGCGTCAGCGAAGGTCATATCGGCTTCGAAAACCACGTGCCCTCGGTCTGGACCGCTGGTGTGGCTTTCCTGCTGGTGCCGCTGCACAATCTGGCTGCCGTACAGGAAATGGAGTTCGACGCCAGCCTGTGGCTCAGAACAGCCCCGCTGGTCGAAGGACGCCTTGCTGCGGCGTTCATTTATTGTCGCGGTGGCATCAACCACGCCGCAAAGTTTCATGCCCGCATGTTCTCGCCGGAAATGGGCATTCCTGAAGACCCGGCAACGGGCTCTGCCGTGGCGGCAATGTCCGGCGCCATTCATTATTTCGATGGCCTGTCCGACGGCCAGTATCCGCTGCTGATAGAGCAGGGTGTGGAAATGGGCCGCCCGTCGCACATCCATCTGCGCATGGACATCAAGGACGGCGAAGTTGCCCGCGCCCGCATCGGCGGCAATGCTGTCCGCGTGGCATCGGGTGTGTTCGAACTCTGA
- the folP gene encoding dihydropteroate synthase, which produces MAIVNATPDSFSDGGRYLAADQAFSHAIKCVEEGADIIDIGGESTRPGAADVTESEEQDRILPVIEKLARESDVLISVDTYRASTAKRAIEAGAHIVNDVFGLQKDADMAAVVAATGAGVCIMHTGRERQKLDDVIEDQFAFLGTSLEIASKAGVARGAIVLDPGFGFAKDTDENVELMARFGELDPFGLPILAGTSRKRFVGSLTGRDVATDRDIGTAATTAILRMAGASVFRVHNVAMTRDTLAIADAVFARVSKA; this is translated from the coding sequence ATGGCCATCGTCAACGCCACACCCGACTCGTTTTCCGATGGCGGCCGCTATCTTGCCGCCGATCAGGCGTTTTCTCACGCCATCAAATGTGTGGAAGAAGGCGCTGATATCATCGATATCGGCGGAGAATCGACACGTCCCGGTGCAGCTGATGTCACGGAAAGCGAAGAGCAGGACCGGATATTGCCGGTGATCGAAAAACTGGCGCGCGAAAGCGACGTTCTGATCTCGGTCGATACATACCGCGCCTCAACGGCAAAACGGGCCATCGAGGCAGGCGCCCACATCGTCAACGATGTTTTCGGTCTGCAGAAGGACGCTGACATGGCCGCTGTTGTGGCCGCGACTGGCGCAGGTGTTTGCATCATGCACACCGGTCGCGAACGGCAAAAGCTCGATGACGTCATCGAGGATCAGTTTGCGTTTCTCGGTACTTCGCTTGAGATCGCCTCAAAGGCGGGTGTCGCTCGCGGCGCCATCGTTCTCGATCCCGGTTTCGGCTTTGCCAAGGACACGGATGAAAACGTGGAACTGATGGCGCGGTTTGGTGAACTCGATCCTTTCGGCCTGCCGATCCTGGCCGGAACGTCGCGCAAGCGTTTCGTCGGGTCGTTGACGGGCAGGGATGTTGCCACCGATCGCGATATTGGTACGGCGGCGACAACGGCGATCCTCAGAATGGCGGGAGCTTCTGTCTTCCGCGTCCACAATGTTGCCATGACACGCGACACGCTGGCGATTGCCGATGCGGTGTTCGCCCGCGTATCGAAGGCTTGA
- a CDS encoding peptide chain release factor 2 (programmed frameshift), translating to MRNEIVNVVDEIKQAISLLRRHLDWDQAIRRLDWLNNKAEDPTLWNDAAEAQKLMRERQQLDDSISGVKALERQLSDNIELIELGEMEGDDEIVKDAEDALKALKNEANRRQVEAMLSGEADGNDTYLEVHSGAGGTESQDWANILLRMYTRWAEREGFKVEVLEVHDGEEAGIKSATILVKGHNAFGWLKTESGVHRLVRISPYDSNARRHTSFSSIWVYPVVDDSIQIDINESDCRIDTYRSSGAGGQHVNTTDSAVRITHIPTGIAVACQQERSQHKNRAKAWEMLRSRLYEVELQKREDAANAQAASKTDIGWGHQIRSYVLQPYQLVKDLRTGVESTAPGNVLDGDLNEFMEAALAHRISGGAGVDVADID from the exons ATGCGCAATGAAATTGTGAACGTAGTCGACGAAATCAAGCAGGCCATAAGCCTGCTGAGGAGGCATCTT GACTGGGACCAGGCGATAAGACGACTGGACTGGTTGAATAACAAGGCAGAGGACCCGACCCTCTGGAACGATGCCGCAGAAGCCCAGAAGCTGATGCGCGAGCGCCAGCAGCTTGATGACAGCATCAGCGGCGTGAAGGCGCTTGAGCGTCAGTTGAGCGACAACATCGAGCTGATCGAACTCGGCGAGATGGAAGGCGACGACGAAATCGTCAAGGACGCCGAAGACGCACTGAAGGCACTGAAGAACGAGGCCAACCGCCGTCAGGTGGAAGCCATGCTCTCGGGCGAAGCCGACGGTAACGATACCTATCTCGAAGTGCACTCCGGCGCCGGCGGTACCGAAAGCCAGGACTGGGCCAATATCCTGCTGCGCATGTATACGCGCTGGGCGGAACGCGAAGGCTTCAAGGTTGAGGTTCTGGAAGTTCATGACGGCGAAGAAGCGGGCATCAAGTCTGCGACGATCCTGGTCAAGGGTCACAATGCCTTCGGCTGGCTGAAGACCGAATCGGGCGTACATCGTCTCGTCCGCATTTCGCCTTACGACAGCAACGCCCGTCGTCATACGTCGTTCTCGTCCATCTGGGTCTATCCGGTGGTCGATGATTCGATCCAGATCGACATCAATGAAAGCGATTGCCGCATCGATACCTACCGGTCCTCGGGTGCGGGTGGTCAGCACGTTAACACCACCGACTCGGCTGTTCGTATCACGCACATTCCGACCGGTATCGCGGTTGCCTGCCAGCAGGAACGCTCCCAGCACAAGAACCGCGCCAAGGCGTGGGAAATGCTGCGCTCGCGTCTCTATGAGGTCGAGCTTCAGAAGCGCGAAGATGCCGCCAATGCGCAGGCTGCATCCAAGACGGATATCGGCTGGGGTCACCAGATCCGCTCCTACGTTCTGCAGCCTTACCAGTTGGTCAAGGACCTGCGTACCGGTGTGGAAAGCACGGCACCTGGCAACGTTCTGGACGGCGATCTGAACGAGTTCATGGAAGCGGCTCTTGCCCATCGCATCAGCGGTGGCGCGGGCGTGGATGTCGCCGACATCGATTGA